One part of the Rutidosis leptorrhynchoides isolate AG116_Rl617_1_P2 chromosome 1, CSIRO_AGI_Rlap_v1, whole genome shotgun sequence genome encodes these proteins:
- the LOC139899489 gene encoding uncharacterized protein has translation MLLEMFKEEEGEQEKEKEEKRRRKQVKPVANGQVEVTNKEIVAGIKTRLSLSQTKWVDEVPYVLWAHHTTPKRSTGETPFSLVYGTEAVIPAEIRVPTHRILAFDVESNSFILRENLNLLEERRIMAFIR, from the exons ATGTTGCTTGAAATGTTTAAAGAGGAGGAAGGagaacaagaaaaggaaaaagaagagAAGAGAAGAAGGAAACAAGTCAAACCTGTC GCGAATGGCCAAGTTGAAGTAACAAACAAGGAAATTGTGGCCGGCATAAAGACTAGATTGAGTTTAAGTCAGACCAAATGGGTAGATGAAGTTCCATATGTTTTATGGGCTCACCACACAACGCCAAAACGGAGTACGGGTGAAACACCATTCAGTTTGGTATATGGTACTGAAGCAGTGATACCAGCAGAAATTCGTGTACCAACACACAGAATCTTGGCTTTTGATGTTGAAAGTAATTCTTTCATCTTGCGTGAAAATTTGAACTTGTTGGAAGAAAGGCGTATCATGGCCTTTATCCGTTAA